In one Brassica oleracea var. oleracea cultivar TO1000 chromosome C9, BOL, whole genome shotgun sequence genomic region, the following are encoded:
- the LOC106319268 gene encoding bifunctional dethiobiotin synthetase/7,8-diamino-pelargonic acid aminotransferase, mitochondrial, which yields MSPVTATLLRHRLRHLRHQIRLNSTSVSPPPPHFNLPLNHPTYLIWSANTSLGKTLVSTGIAASFLLQQPSSSPPAAYFTKLLYLKPIQTGFPTDSDSRFVFSKLDSLSLRRRIPLSISNSVLRSSLPVAESMRRSLKVSESGMCDLNFSEEKTVTGAPELLCKTLYAWEAAISPHLAAEREHATVEDSVVLKMVEQEMECGGQTNVLCLVETAGGVASPGPSGTLQCDLYRPFRLPGILVGDGRLGGISGTIAAYESLKLRGYDVAAVVFEDHGLVNEVPLNSYLRNKVPVLVLPPVPKDPSDDLIEWFVESDGVFKALKEVMVSVYLERVERLNGMAKQAGEVFWWPFTQHKLVPEDNVTVIDSRCGENFSIYKASGDTSITQQFDACASWWTQGPDPALQAELAREMGYTAARFGHVMFPENVYEPALKCAELLLDGVGKGWASRVYFSDNGSTAIEIALKMAFRKFCVDHETLLSLSEDAEEKKHVDVKVLALRGSYHGDTLGAMEAQAPSPYTGFLQQPWYTGRGLFLDPPTVFISNGAWNLSLPESFPQTASEESGTFTTRDEIFDKSRDTSALATIYSAYVSEQLQEYSESSQSAHVGALIIEPVIHGAGGMHMVDPLFQRVLVHECRNRKIPVIFDEVFTGFWRLGVETTADLLGCKPDIACFAKLLTGGMIPLAVTLATDAVFDSFSGDSKLKALLHGHSYSAHAMGCATAAKAIEWFKDPETNHNIDSQRGTLRELWDEEVVLQISSHCAVERVVVLGTLFALELKVDASNSGYASLYAKSLLEMLREDGIFTRPLGNVVYLMCGPCTSPEICHRLLAKLLKRLGEFNRA from the exons ATGTCGCCGGTAACAGCCACACTCCTCCGCCACCGTCTCCGCCACTTACGCCACCAGATCAGGCTCAACTCCACCTCCGTTTCTCCTCCTCCTCCCCATTTCAATCTCCCCCTCAACCACCCTACCTACTTAATCTGGTCGGCCAACACTTCCCTCGGCAAAACCCTCGTCTCCACCGGCATCGCCGCCTCCTTCCTCCTTCAACAACCTTCCTCCTCTCCCCCCGCCGCATATTTCACAAAACTCCTCTACTTGAAACCTATCCAGACCGGCTTCCCTACCGACTCCGACTCTCGCTTCGTCTTCTCCAAGCTCGACTCCCTCTCCCTCCGTCGCCGGATTCCTCTCTCCATCTCCAACTCCGTCCTCCGTTCCTCGCTCCCCGTAGCGGAATCCATGAGGCGGAGCCTCAAAGTCAGCGAGAGCGGGATGTGCGATCTGAACTTCTCCGAGGAGAAGACTGTCACCGGCGCGCCGGAGCTTCTGTGCAAGACGCTGTATGCCTGGGAGGCTGCTATCTCTCCACATTTAGCGGCGGAGAGGGAACACGCAACGGTTGAGGACTCCGTCGTGTTAAAGATGGTGGAGCAAGAGATGGAATGTGGAGGTCAAACAAATGTTCTATGTTTGGTGGAGACAGCCGGTGGAGTTGCTAGTCCGGGACCGTCGGGGACTCTTCAGTGCGATCTCTACAG GCCTTTTAGATTACCTGGGATTCTCGTCGGAGACGGTAGGCTCGGTGGTATCTCCGGAACTATTGCTGCTTATGAGAGTCTAAAACTTCGAGGATACGACGTTGCTGCTGTTGTTTTTGAGGATCACGGACTTGTCAATGAAGTTCCGTTAAATTCATATCTAAGAAACAA GGTGCCTGTGCTTGTGCTTCCACCTGTTCCCAAGGACCCTTCGGATGATCTTATTGAATGGTTTGTTGAATCCGATGGTGTGTTTAAGGCTTTGAAGGAGGTAATGGTATCAGTTTATTTGGAGAGAGTGGAGAGGTTAAACGGCATGGCGAAGCAAGCAGGGGAGGTTTTCTGGTGGCCGTTTACTCAGCATAAACTTGTGCCTGAAGACAATGTGACGGTCATAGACTCCCGATGTGGTGAAAACTTTTCAATATACAAG GCTTCCGGTGACACTTCTATTACCCAGCAATTTGACGCTTGTGCAAGCTGGTGGACACAGGGGCCAGATCCTGCTCTCCAG GCTGAGCTTGCTAGAGAGATGGGTTACACTGCTGCTAGGTTCGGGCATGTTATGTTCCCTGAGAATGTATATGAACCTGCCTTGAAATGTGCTGAGCTCTTATTAGATGGAGTGGGAAAAG GCTGGGCTTCTCGAGTATACTTCTCGGATAATGGATCCACAGCAATCGAAATTGCCCTGAAGATGGCATTTCGTAAGTTCTGTGTTGATCATGAGACCCTATTGAGTCTTTCTGAGGATGCGGAAGAGAAGAAGCATGTTGATGTTAAG GTCCTAGCTCTTCGAGGGTCTTACCATGGGGATACTTTAGGAGCGATGGAAGCACAAGCACCATCACCTTACACAGGCTTTCTCCAGCAGCCATG GTATACTGGAAGAGGCCTGTTTCTGGACCCTCCTACTGTCTTTATCTCCAATGGAGCATGGAATCTCTCTCTCCCTGAAAGTTTTCCTCAAACTGCTTCGGAAGAATCTGGAA CCTTCACCACTCGTGATGAGATATTTGACAAGAGTAGAGACACATCAGCTCTTGCGACAATCTATTCAGCATACGTGTCAGAGCAGTTACAAGAGTATTCCGAAAGTTCACAATCCGCCCACGTTGGAGCACTGATAATAGAACCAG TGATTCATGGTGCTGGGGGAATGCACATGGTTGATCCGCTTTTCCAACGAGTTCTGGTCCATGAGTGCCGTAATAGAAAAATTCCAGTAATTTTCGATGAAGTGTTCACAGGTTTCTGGCGTCTTGGAGTAGAG ACTACTGCTGACCTTCTCGGTTGCAAACCGGACATAGCTTGCTTCGCCAAATTGCTGACTGGTGGAATGATTCCTTTGGCTGTCACTCTTGCCACAGATGCTGTATTCGATTCATTCTCTGGAGATTCAAAG CTTAAAGCCCTGCTTCATGGTCACTCATACTCAGCTCATGCTATGGGTTGCGCAACCGCAGCTAAAGCCATCGAATGGTTCAAAGATCCAGAGACTAACCATAACATCGATTCACAAAGAGGAACCTTAAGAGAG CTGTGGGACGAAGAAGTGGTGCTACAAATATCATCCCACTGTGCAGTTGAAAGGGTGGTTGTATTAGGAACCCTTTTCGCTCTAGAACTTAAAGTAGATGCTTCCAATTCCGG GTATGCTTCCTTGTACGCAAAGTCCCTTCTAGAGATGCTCCGGGAAGACGGTATTTTCACGCGCCCTCTTGGAAACGTTGTATACCTCATGTGTGGCCCTTGCACGTCGCCGGAGATTTGCCACCGGTTGCTCGCTAAGCTTCTCAAAAGGCTCGGAGAATTCAATAGAGCATAA